Proteins co-encoded in one Prescottella sp. R16 genomic window:
- a CDS encoding DsbA family protein translates to MSSKKPKSVKYNPQPTSSRTTYLIGGLAIVVIAALVIGGILLTKSNDEARNAGYGAVRNPAVQVTMEDTGVVRLGMPDVTNTIDVFEDPMCPYCAQLEQKHGQEVAQAIDEGKFAVRYHVLNFLDRLSASGDYSTRAVAASQCVAQTGDAIAYSTFHGELFSPDNQPAEQGKSDLSNDDLARLATDAGANDTAVSCITSGERMQQAAADAETGRQALSASGATGTPAVVHNGTVVDALGNPNWVAEVSQP, encoded by the coding sequence GTGAGTTCGAAGAAACCGAAGTCGGTCAAGTACAACCCCCAGCCCACGTCGAGCAGGACCACCTACCTCATCGGTGGCCTGGCGATCGTCGTGATCGCGGCGCTGGTGATCGGCGGCATCCTGTTGACGAAGAGCAACGACGAGGCCCGCAACGCCGGCTACGGCGCCGTCCGGAATCCGGCCGTGCAGGTGACGATGGAGGACACCGGTGTCGTCCGGTTGGGGATGCCCGACGTCACCAACACGATCGACGTGTTCGAGGACCCGATGTGCCCGTACTGTGCGCAGCTCGAGCAGAAGCACGGTCAGGAGGTCGCGCAGGCGATCGACGAGGGCAAGTTCGCGGTCCGCTACCACGTCCTCAACTTCCTGGACCGGCTCTCGGCGAGCGGCGACTACTCGACCCGCGCGGTCGCGGCCTCGCAGTGCGTCGCGCAGACCGGTGACGCGATCGCGTACTCGACGTTCCACGGCGAACTGTTCTCGCCGGACAACCAGCCCGCCGAGCAGGGCAAGTCGGATCTGTCGAACGACGATCTGGCGCGGCTCGCGACGGATGCCGGCGCGAACGACACGGCCGTCTCGTGCATCACGAGCGGGGAGCGGATGCAGCAGGCCGCGGCGGACGCCGAGACGGGACGCCAGGCCCTGTCCGCGTCCGGGGCGACCGGCACCCCGGCCGTCGTCCACAACGGCACGGTGGTCGACGCTCTCGG
- a CDS encoding DoxX family protein, producing MHRQQWTLGVSFLARLGLAAVWLVSGWIKFADPTQTVVAVRAYQLLPEDLVRPVAYTMPMFEIALGLFLVIGLGVRIVAVVSAATLLVLIGVIVSVWARGLSIDCGCFGGGGAADVDGGDYALEIARDIGFLALAVWLTILPRSPLSLGPRSRPRFSVPPQAAVAE from the coding sequence GTGCACAGACAGCAGTGGACGCTCGGCGTCAGTTTCCTCGCCCGCCTCGGCCTGGCTGCGGTGTGGCTGGTCTCGGGATGGATCAAGTTCGCCGACCCCACGCAGACGGTCGTCGCGGTGCGGGCCTACCAGCTGTTGCCGGAGGATCTGGTGCGGCCGGTGGCGTACACGATGCCGATGTTCGAGATCGCGCTCGGCCTGTTCCTCGTGATCGGTCTCGGGGTGCGGATCGTGGCGGTGGTGTCGGCGGCGACCCTGCTGGTGCTGATCGGTGTGATCGTGTCGGTGTGGGCGCGGGGCCTGTCCATCGACTGCGGTTGTTTCGGTGGGGGTGGCGCCGCCGATGTGGACGGCGGGGACTACGCCCTCGAGATCGCCCGCGACATCGGGTTCCTCGCTCTGGCGGTGTGGTTGACGATCCTGCCGCGCAGCCCGCTGTCGCTCGGCCCCCGGTCGCGTCCGCGGTTCTCAGTGCCCCCTCAGGCTGCGGTGGCAGAGTAA
- a CDS encoding VIT1/CCC1 transporter family protein, whose translation MTAIPPEGALPHDFDHTHADVSGGWLRAAVFGAMDGLVTNTALVAGVGGAGVDAQTVVLSGVAGLVAGAFSMALGEYTSVRTANEQIDAEVRVERRALRMHPEAEEAELVQTFTAMGMSEDTAAAAATEIHADADRAVDIHITHELGVDPNEKPSPAVAAGSSFVMFSIGAIIPLIPYLLGFDSLVAGLAVGGVGLLLAGGLAARFTDRPVLHGALRQLLFGAIAVGATYAVGVLVGVGVS comes from the coding sequence GTGACTGCGATACCGCCCGAGGGTGCCCTGCCGCACGACTTCGACCACACCCACGCCGACGTGTCCGGCGGCTGGCTGCGCGCCGCCGTATTCGGCGCGATGGACGGCCTGGTCACCAACACCGCACTCGTCGCCGGTGTGGGCGGCGCCGGCGTCGACGCGCAGACCGTGGTGCTCAGCGGTGTCGCGGGCCTCGTCGCGGGCGCGTTCTCGATGGCTCTCGGCGAGTACACGTCGGTGCGGACCGCGAACGAGCAGATCGACGCCGAGGTCCGGGTCGAACGGCGAGCGCTGCGCATGCATCCGGAGGCCGAGGAGGCCGAACTGGTGCAGACGTTCACCGCGATGGGCATGAGCGAGGACACCGCGGCCGCGGCCGCCACCGAGATCCACGCCGACGCGGACCGTGCCGTCGACATCCACATCACCCACGAACTCGGCGTCGACCCGAACGAGAAGCCGTCTCCGGCGGTCGCCGCCGGATCGTCGTTCGTGATGTTCTCGATCGGCGCGATCATCCCGCTCATCCCGTACCTGCTGGGCTTCGACTCCCTCGTCGCCGGGCTGGCCGTCGGCGGGGTGGGACTACTGCTCGCGGGCGGGCTCGCGGCCCGGTTCACCGACCGGCCCGTGCTCCACGGCGCGCTCCGGCAACTGCTGTTCGGTGCCATCGCCGTCGGCGCCACGTACGCCGTCGGTGTACTCGTCGGTGTCGGGGTCTCCTGA
- the pgm gene encoding phosphoglucomutase (alpha-D-glucose-1,6-bisphosphate-dependent) yields MVHERAGQVALPEDLEDLAHLVSAYYTRTPDPSDPSQQVVFGTSGHRGSSLDGAFNEAHILATTQAIVEYRAAQGITGPLFLGRDTHALSEPAWATALEVLVGNDVEVVVDARGRYTPTPAVSHAILRHNASGAAAAADGIVVTPSHNPPRDGGFKYNPPHGGPADSDATSVIAARANELLRNGSSGITRVPLDRALGTAGRHDFLAAYVDDLPNVIDLDAIRASGLRIGADPLGGASVDYWAVIADRHRLDLTVVNPVVDATWRFMTLDGDGKIRMDCSSPHAMASLIAARDRFDLATGNDADADRHGIVTPDGGLMNPNHYLAVAIDYLFTYRGGWSPMAKVGKTLVSSSMIDRVADELGRPVVEVPVGFKWFVPGLSDGSLGFGGEESAGASLLRRDGTVWTTDKDGIALALLAAEITAVTGQSPSQRYRELTRRHGDPAYARIDAPATREQKAVLAALTPQQVAASELAGEPITATLTTAPGNGAALGGLKVTTEHAWFAARPSGTEDVYKIYAESFRGPEHLAQVQSAARELVSRALGLG; encoded by the coding sequence ATGGTGCACGAACGGGCGGGACAGGTGGCGCTGCCGGAGGATCTCGAGGACCTCGCGCACCTGGTGTCCGCGTACTACACGCGCACCCCGGACCCGTCGGATCCGTCGCAGCAGGTGGTGTTCGGGACGTCCGGGCATCGTGGCTCGAGCCTGGACGGTGCGTTCAACGAGGCGCACATCCTGGCGACGACGCAGGCGATCGTCGAGTACCGCGCCGCCCAGGGCATCACCGGTCCGCTGTTCCTCGGCCGGGACACGCACGCCCTGTCCGAGCCGGCGTGGGCCACGGCCCTCGAGGTGCTCGTCGGGAACGACGTCGAGGTGGTGGTAGACGCCCGCGGACGGTACACGCCCACCCCGGCCGTCAGCCATGCGATCCTGCGGCACAATGCGTCCGGCGCCGCGGCCGCCGCGGACGGCATCGTCGTCACCCCGTCGCACAATCCGCCCCGCGACGGTGGCTTCAAGTACAACCCGCCGCACGGCGGACCCGCGGACAGCGACGCCACCTCGGTGATCGCGGCCCGCGCCAACGAGCTGCTGCGGAACGGATCGTCCGGGATCACCCGGGTGCCGCTCGACCGGGCACTCGGGACGGCGGGGCGCCACGATTTCCTCGCCGCGTACGTCGACGACCTGCCGAACGTGATCGACCTCGATGCGATCCGGGCGTCCGGGCTGCGGATCGGTGCCGACCCGCTGGGCGGCGCGTCGGTCGACTACTGGGCGGTGATCGCCGACCGGCACCGTCTCGATCTGACGGTCGTCAACCCCGTCGTCGACGCGACGTGGCGGTTCATGACCCTCGACGGTGACGGGAAGATCCGGATGGACTGTTCGTCGCCGCACGCGATGGCGTCGCTCATCGCGGCCCGCGACCGGTTCGATCTCGCGACCGGCAACGACGCCGACGCCGACCGGCACGGCATCGTCACCCCCGACGGTGGCCTGATGAACCCCAACCACTACCTGGCGGTCGCGATCGACTACCTGTTCACGTACCGCGGCGGCTGGTCACCGATGGCGAAGGTCGGCAAGACCCTCGTCAGTTCGTCGATGATCGACCGGGTCGCCGACGAACTGGGCCGCCCCGTCGTGGAGGTGCCGGTCGGCTTCAAATGGTTCGTGCCGGGCCTGAGCGACGGCAGCCTCGGGTTCGGCGGCGAGGAGAGCGCGGGTGCGTCGCTGCTGCGCCGGGACGGCACCGTGTGGACCACCGACAAGGACGGCATCGCGCTCGCCCTGCTCGCCGCGGAGATCACGGCCGTCACCGGGCAGAGCCCGTCGCAGCGGTACCGGGAACTCACCCGCCGGCACGGCGACCCGGCGTACGCGCGGATCGACGCCCCCGCCACCCGCGAACAGAAAGCGGTGCTGGCGGCGCTGACACCGCAGCAGGTGGCGGCGTCGGAGCTGGCGGGTGAGCCGATCACCGCGACCCTGACGACGGCCCCTGGCAACGGTGCCGCGCTCGGCGGGCTCAAGGTCACCACCGAGCACGCGTGGTTCGCGGCCCGGCCGTCCGGCACCGAGGACGTCTACAAGATCTACGCCGAATCGTTCCGCGGGCCCGAGCATCTCGCGCAGGTGCAGTCGGCGGCCCGGGAGCTGGTCTCCCGCGCACTGGGACTCGGCTGA
- the crcB gene encoding fluoride efflux transporter CrcB, producing the protein MTVLWVALGGGAGAAVRYLAGRHLHSFGSFPVPTFVVNVAGCLILGLLAGATLPPAVFALLGTGFCGGLTTYSTFATEAVGLARVRRTVTSAVYVAASLTVGIGAAWTGFHLTR; encoded by the coding sequence ATGACGGTGCTGTGGGTCGCGCTCGGCGGCGGCGCCGGCGCCGCCGTCCGGTATCTGGCGGGCCGGCACCTGCATTCGTTCGGCAGTTTCCCGGTGCCCACGTTCGTCGTCAATGTCGCCGGCTGCCTGATCCTGGGCCTGCTCGCGGGCGCGACGCTGCCGCCGGCGGTGTTCGCGCTGCTCGGCACCGGATTCTGCGGCGGCCTCACCACCTACTCGACGTTCGCGACCGAGGCCGTCGGTCTGGCCCGGGTGCGGCGCACCGTCACGTCGGCGGTGTACGTCGCGGCCAGTCTCACGGTCGGGATCGGTGCCGCCTGGACGGGATTCCACCTCACTCGTTGA
- a CDS encoding CrcB family protein — translation MTRVRRPDGGTGTVEMRALTVVAVGGAIGAGARYLLSHEFSGIWTVATINIAGSLLLGCVAALLGPDRLWRLFLGTGVLGGFTTFSTFAVDAVQNPGTAILYVFVTLLPALLAARLGMAVGEYVHARRSEVPA, via the coding sequence ATGACCCGGGTGCGTCGGCCGGACGGAGGTACGGGCACGGTGGAGATGCGGGCGCTGACCGTGGTCGCGGTGGGCGGTGCGATCGGCGCGGGGGCCCGGTACCTGCTGTCCCACGAGTTCTCCGGCATCTGGACGGTCGCGACGATCAACATCGCCGGCTCGCTGCTGCTGGGGTGCGTCGCCGCGCTGCTCGGCCCGGACCGGTTGTGGCGCCTGTTCCTCGGCACCGGCGTCCTGGGCGGCTTCACGACGTTCTCCACGTTCGCGGTCGACGCCGTGCAGAACCCGGGCACCGCGATCCTGTACGTGTTCGTGACGCTGCTGCCGGCGCTGCTCGCGGCCCGACTCGGCATGGCGGTCGGCGAGTACGTGCACGCCCGACGGTCGGAGGTGCCGGCATGA
- the pip gene encoding prolyl aminopeptidase — MVARYPSIEPYETGLLEVSDGHRVYWECVGDPDGVPAVYLHGGPGSGAGPGRRRLFDPNVFRAVLFDQRGCGRSEPRADDPTADLSTNTTAHLIADIERLRKRLGIEKWIVVGVSWGVTLGLAYAQAHPDRVTGMALGAITSGTPEEIEWITRDMRRIFPREWERFVEPVAEDERDGNLAAAYARLLADPDPSVREHAAVRWCEWEDTHVSLAPGWTPDARYRDPLFRSVFARTVTHYWGNDCFLAPNQLRDGMHLLADIPAVLVHGRYDVSGPVDTAWDLSRLWPGSRLVVVDDAGHGGGGFTGQLVAAIDSLASRIG; from the coding sequence ATGGTTGCGCGCTACCCGTCGATCGAGCCGTACGAGACCGGCCTGTTGGAGGTCTCCGACGGCCACCGCGTGTACTGGGAGTGCGTCGGTGATCCGGACGGTGTCCCTGCGGTCTATCTGCACGGTGGACCGGGCTCGGGGGCCGGACCCGGCAGACGACGTCTCTTCGACCCGAACGTGTTCCGGGCCGTGCTCTTCGACCAGCGCGGTTGCGGTCGCAGCGAGCCGCGCGCGGACGATCCCACGGCCGACCTGTCGACGAACACCACGGCCCACCTGATAGCCGACATCGAGCGGCTGCGGAAACGTCTCGGGATCGAGAAGTGGATCGTGGTGGGTGTGTCGTGGGGCGTCACGCTCGGACTGGCATACGCGCAGGCGCACCCGGATCGGGTGACCGGAATGGCGCTCGGGGCGATCACCTCCGGCACCCCGGAGGAGATCGAGTGGATCACCCGCGACATGCGGCGGATCTTTCCGCGTGAATGGGAGCGCTTCGTCGAGCCGGTTGCCGAGGACGAGCGGGACGGCAACCTTGCGGCGGCGTACGCGCGGTTGCTCGCCGACCCCGATCCGTCGGTCCGCGAGCACGCGGCCGTCCGTTGGTGCGAGTGGGAGGACACGCACGTCTCCCTCGCCCCGGGCTGGACGCCGGACGCGCGATATCGCGATCCGCTGTTCCGGAGCGTCTTCGCGCGCACGGTCACGCACTACTGGGGCAACGATTGTTTCCTGGCCCCGAACCAACTCCGCGACGGTATGCACCTGCTCGCCGACATTCCGGCAGTGCTCGTGCACGGCCGGTACGACGTGTCCGGGCCGGTGGACACCGCGTGGGACCTGTCGCGTCTGTGGCCGGGCAGCAGACTGGTCGTCGTCGACGACGCCGGCCACGGAGGGGGAGGCTTCACCGGGCAACTCGTCGCCGCGATCGACTCGCTCGCGTCCCGGATCGGATGA
- a CDS encoding lipase family protein yields the protein MTSLARRLTATAALALTALVGTAVATPAASATPAYPTPLPDPFYAAPADIATKAPGDVLEVRRADTWLASGNEVWQIKYRSTNSAGEAIPAVTTVLKPVNAPADMPVLSYQAIVNSLGLQCAPSAALFTGEIKDVFGLPLALSRGWAVALPDHLGPNSAYGAAKLGGMITLDGVRAVKNVPELQFANSPVALAGYSGGGMSTAWAAALNSTYAPDVKLVGVAQGGVPANIEEMAVGLGLADRHPGFGLGFAAAIGLEREYPEKLPLGDQLTPAGLALRDEFKDECRTLLLAKGVLHGVSEVAHSTSLLQDEAVKAVMRENSIVNYPGIPTAPMFMWHGTSDPLTPYGSVAATADRYCKAGATLEFRSFPIAEHMTNAALGLPEAIQYIADRFAGLPAPSNC from the coding sequence ATGACGTCCTTGGCACGTCGACTGACGGCCACTGCGGCACTCGCGCTGACCGCGCTCGTCGGCACTGCGGTCGCGACACCGGCGGCTTCCGCGACACCGGCGTATCCGACTCCGCTACCGGATCCGTTCTATGCCGCACCGGCGGACATCGCCACCAAGGCGCCCGGCGACGTCCTCGAGGTCCGCCGCGCCGACACGTGGCTGGCGTCGGGCAACGAGGTGTGGCAGATCAAGTACCGGTCCACGAACTCCGCGGGCGAGGCGATCCCGGCGGTCACCACCGTCCTCAAGCCCGTGAATGCGCCCGCCGACATGCCCGTGCTGTCGTACCAGGCGATCGTCAACTCGCTCGGACTGCAGTGCGCACCGTCGGCGGCGCTGTTCACCGGCGAGATCAAGGACGTCTTCGGGTTGCCGCTCGCCCTGTCGCGGGGCTGGGCGGTCGCACTGCCCGACCATCTCGGACCGAACAGTGCCTACGGTGCTGCGAAGCTCGGGGGCATGATCACGCTCGACGGCGTCCGGGCCGTCAAGAACGTGCCGGAGCTGCAGTTCGCGAACAGCCCCGTCGCACTGGCCGGCTATTCGGGCGGCGGCATGTCGACGGCATGGGCGGCAGCCCTGAACTCGACGTACGCGCCGGACGTGAAGCTCGTCGGCGTCGCGCAGGGCGGTGTGCCCGCGAACATCGAGGAGATGGCCGTCGGTCTCGGTCTCGCCGACCGGCATCCCGGTTTCGGGCTCGGGTTCGCCGCCGCGATCGGCCTCGAACGCGAGTATCCGGAGAAGCTGCCGCTCGGTGACCAGCTCACGCCGGCCGGGCTCGCGCTGCGCGACGAGTTCAAGGACGAGTGCCGCACCCTGCTGCTCGCGAAGGGGGTCCTGCACGGCGTCAGCGAGGTCGCGCACTCGACGAGCCTGCTGCAGGACGAGGCCGTGAAAGCGGTGATGCGCGAGAACAGCATCGTGAACTACCCCGGCATCCCCACCGCGCCGATGTTCATGTGGCACGGCACCTCCGATCCGCTCACCCCGTACGGCTCGGTCGCCGCGACCGCCGACCGCTACTGCAAGGCCGGTGCCACGCTCGAGTTCCGCAGCTTCCCCATCGCCGAGCACATGACCAACGCCGCCCTCGGGCTGCCGGAGGCGATCCAGTACATCGCGGACCGGTTCGCGGGCCTGCCCGCGCCCAGCAACTGCTGA
- a CDS encoding peptidase — protein MTARSGSVQRRAAALLGAVVAVTLAATTAAVAAPLSPMPDDPGPATDPVYGLAGGCYTLAADGGRGVVVRDGNGFRTTDTASATPFRMQAAQLGRFLFVADDGTSITGGPGAVTAAPQPTPDADWTLTHTDGLYTAVGTVTGRQLSVGADGRLTVTDPGPAPDAGRFRLAAATGCTDVPEADVNATGVPAGADASGQVLGFVDAHVHMNANEFIGGEIRCGKPYSPLGVAAALRDCDDHGPDGATALLENVLSHGTPFDNHDTTMWPSFADVPAYDSMTHEQTYYRWVERAWRGGLRIFTNLLVSNRVLCELYPLRSNPCDEMETARIQARQAREIQDYVDAQYGGPGRGWFRIVDSPARAREVAASGKLAVTLGVEISEPFGCGIRDGAPQCTEADIDAGLDELYALGVRQVILAHKFDNALGGVRFDEGITGIAVNAGNFLGTGRFWETEPCVSAAEDNPIGNVDADTAGQVAAMLPPGVTLPVYPEGPSCNARGLTDLGAYAVRGLIDRGMIVDVDHMSAKAADAALTILEDARYPGVVSSHGWTDPANYPRIYTLGGFVASYAGPAENFVDEWRAARDVRDDDYFFGYGFGADTNGFGAQPAPPENGRSLVDYPFTAFDGTVLDRQQAGTRVFDFNRDGLAQYGMIPDWIEAMRTYAGTDGDQFLTDLSRGAEAYLQMWERATR, from the coding sequence ATGACCGCTCGATCCGGATCCGTGCAACGCCGAGCGGCTGCACTGCTCGGCGCCGTCGTCGCCGTCACCCTGGCGGCGACGACGGCGGCCGTAGCGGCTCCCCTGTCCCCGATGCCCGACGACCCCGGACCCGCCACCGACCCGGTGTACGGACTCGCCGGCGGCTGCTACACGCTGGCCGCCGACGGCGGACGCGGTGTCGTCGTCCGCGACGGCAACGGCTTCCGGACGACCGACACCGCGTCCGCCACCCCGTTCCGGATGCAGGCCGCGCAACTCGGCCGGTTCCTGTTCGTCGCCGACGACGGCACGTCGATCACCGGCGGTCCCGGCGCGGTCACCGCGGCACCACAGCCGACCCCGGACGCGGACTGGACACTGACCCACACCGACGGGCTCTACACCGCGGTCGGGACGGTGACGGGCAGGCAGCTGAGCGTCGGCGCCGACGGCCGGCTCACCGTCACCGATCCGGGTCCCGCACCCGATGCCGGACGCTTCCGGCTCGCCGCCGCCACCGGGTGCACCGACGTCCCGGAGGCCGACGTGAACGCGACCGGTGTCCCGGCCGGGGCGGACGCGTCCGGTCAGGTGCTGGGTTTCGTCGACGCCCACGTCCACATGAACGCGAACGAGTTCATCGGCGGCGAGATCCGCTGCGGGAAGCCGTACTCGCCGCTCGGTGTGGCGGCTGCGCTGCGCGACTGCGACGACCACGGCCCGGACGGGGCGACCGCCCTGCTCGAGAACGTCCTGTCGCACGGCACTCCGTTCGACAACCACGACACCACGATGTGGCCGAGCTTCGCCGACGTCCCCGCGTACGACTCGATGACACACGAGCAGACGTACTACCGGTGGGTCGAGCGGGCGTGGCGTGGCGGGCTGCGCATCTTCACGAACCTGCTGGTGTCGAACCGGGTGCTGTGCGAGCTGTACCCGCTGCGCAGCAACCCGTGCGACGAGATGGAGACCGCCCGTATCCAGGCCCGGCAGGCCCGCGAGATCCAGGACTACGTGGACGCCCAGTACGGGGGCCCGGGCCGCGGCTGGTTCCGGATCGTCGACTCCCCCGCCCGGGCCCGTGAGGTGGCGGCGTCCGGCAAGCTCGCCGTCACCCTCGGCGTGGAGATCTCCGAGCCGTTCGGCTGCGGGATCCGGGACGGGGCCCCGCAGTGCACCGAGGCCGATATCGACGCCGGTCTCGACGAGCTGTACGCGCTCGGGGTGCGGCAGGTGATCCTCGCCCACAAGTTCGACAATGCGCTCGGTGGGGTGCGGTTCGACGAGGGCATCACCGGGATCGCGGTCAACGCCGGTAACTTCCTGGGCACCGGCCGGTTCTGGGAGACCGAGCCGTGCGTCTCCGCGGCGGAGGACAACCCGATCGGGAACGTCGACGCCGACACCGCTGGACAGGTGGCCGCGATGCTACCGCCGGGCGTGACGCTGCCGGTGTATCCGGAGGGGCCGTCGTGCAACGCTCGCGGGCTCACCGATCTCGGCGCGTACGCGGTCCGGGGACTGATCGACCGCGGCATGATCGTCGACGTCGACCACATGAGCGCGAAGGCCGCCGACGCGGCCCTGACGATCCTCGAGGACGCCCGCTATCCGGGTGTCGTGTCGAGCCACGGGTGGACCGATCCGGCGAACTATCCGCGGATCTACACGCTCGGCGGATTCGTCGCGTCGTATGCCGGTCCGGCGGAGAATTTCGTCGACGAGTGGCGCGCGGCCCGCGACGTCCGGGACGACGACTACTTCTTCGGCTACGGATTCGGCGCCGACACCAACGGGTTCGGGGCCCAGCCGGCGCCACCGGAGAACGGCCGCAGCCTCGTCGACTACCCGTTCACGGCGTTCGACGGCACCGTCCTGGATCGTCAGCAGGCCGGGACGCGGGTGTTCGACTTCAACCGGGACGGGCTCGCCCAGTACGGGATGATCCCCGACTGGATCGAGGCGATGCGCACGTACGCCGGCACCGACGGCGACCAGTTCCTGACCGATCTGTCCCGCGGCGCCGAGGCGTACCTGCAGATGTGGGAGCGGGCGACGCGTTAA
- the smpB gene encoding SsrA-binding protein SmpB, giving the protein MKEKGRKVIATNRKARHNYTILDTYEAGVALVGTEVKSLREGKASLVDAFATVDDGEVWLRGLHIPEYGHGSWTNHAPRRTRKLLLHRREIEHLVGKSREGNQTLVPLSMYFSDGKVKVELALAKGKQDYDKRQDIARRTAEREVTRELGRRIKGMR; this is encoded by the coding sequence GTGAAAGAAAAGGGCCGCAAAGTCATCGCGACCAACCGCAAGGCACGCCACAACTACACCATCCTCGACACGTACGAGGCCGGTGTGGCGCTGGTCGGCACCGAGGTGAAGAGCCTGCGGGAGGGCAAGGCGTCGCTGGTCGACGCGTTCGCCACCGTCGACGACGGCGAGGTGTGGTTGCGCGGCCTGCACATCCCGGAGTACGGCCACGGCAGCTGGACCAACCATGCGCCGCGCCGCACCCGCAAGCTGCTGCTGCACCGCCGCGAGATCGAGCACCTGGTCGGCAAGTCCCGCGAGGGCAACCAGACCTTGGTGCCGCTGTCGATGTACTTCTCCGACGGCAAGGTCAAGGTCGAGCTCGCCCTCGCGAAGGGCAAACAGGACTACGACAAGCGCCAGGACATCGCCCGACGCACCGCCGAACGCGAGGTCACCCGCGAACTCGGACGGCGCATCAAGGGCATGCGTTAA
- the ftsX gene encoding permease-like cell division protein FtsX has translation MRASFIFSEVLTGLRRNITMTVAMILTTAISLGLFGGGLLIVQMADKTQHIFLDRVEVQLFLTDDISAADPNCEQDICRGIRTDLENTGSVVSVQYLNRDDAVVDATDRVFKDNPELASLVSAESFPASFKVKLSDPDQFEALGADFALRPGIDSILNQRELVDRLFSVLGGIRNAAFAIAIVQAIAAIFLIANMVQVAALTRRTEVGIMRLVGATRWYTQLPFLLEAVVASLIGSALAIAALFTAKNLFVDDVLADIYDANIVARISNSDVLLVSPFIAIAGAGMAAITAYVALRLYVRD, from the coding sequence ATGCGTGCCAGCTTCATCTTCAGCGAGGTCCTCACCGGCCTGCGCCGCAACATCACGATGACCGTCGCGATGATCCTCACCACCGCGATCTCGCTGGGGCTGTTCGGCGGCGGCCTGCTGATCGTGCAGATGGCCGACAAGACGCAGCACATCTTCCTGGACCGCGTCGAGGTACAGCTGTTCCTCACCGACGACATCTCCGCGGCCGACCCGAACTGCGAGCAGGACATCTGCCGGGGCATCCGTACCGATCTCGAGAACACCGGTTCGGTGGTGTCGGTGCAGTACCTCAACCGGGACGACGCCGTCGTCGACGCCACCGACCGGGTGTTCAAGGACAACCCGGAACTGGCGTCGCTGGTGAGTGCCGAGTCGTTCCCGGCGTCGTTCAAGGTGAAGCTGAGCGACCCGGACCAGTTCGAGGCCCTCGGCGCCGACTTCGCGCTGCGGCCCGGTATCGACAGCATCCTCAACCAGCGTGAACTGGTCGACCGGCTGTTCAGTGTTCTCGGCGGCATCCGCAACGCCGCGTTCGCGATCGCGATCGTGCAGGCGATCGCCGCGATCTTCCTCATCGCCAACATGGTCCAGGTCGCCGCCCTGACCCGCCGCACCGAGGTCGGCATCATGCGGCTGGTCGGCGCGACCCGCTGGTACACGCAGCTACCGTTCCTGCTCGAAGCCGTGGTGGCGTCCCTGATCGGTTCGGCGCTCGCGATCGCCGCCCTGTTCACAGCGAAGAACCTGTTCGTCGACGATGTCCTCGCCGACATCTACGACGCCAACATCGTCGCCCGCATCTCCAACAGCGATGTGCTGCTGGTGTCGCCGTTCATCGCGATCGCCGGCGCCGGCATGGCCGCGATCACCGCGTACGTGGCGCTGCGTCTGTACGTGCGGGACTGA
- the ftsE gene encoding cell division ATP-binding protein FtsE: MISVKDVSKFYKASTRPALDKVNVEIDKGEFVFLIGPSGSGKSTFMQLLLREETPTSGDIHVADFHVNRLSGRKVPKLRQSVGYVFQDFRLLPNKTVSENVAFALEVIGKSRSVIARTVPEVLDLVGLSGKADRLPNELSGGEQQRVAIARAFVNRPLVLLADEPTGNLDPDTSGDIMLLLERINRTGTTVLMATHDHHIVDSMRRRVVELDQGKVVRDEARGVYAVGR, from the coding sequence GTGATCAGCGTCAAGGATGTCTCCAAGTTCTACAAGGCCTCCACCAGGCCGGCTCTGGACAAGGTGAACGTCGAGATCGACAAGGGCGAATTCGTGTTCCTCATCGGGCCGTCAGGCTCCGGGAAGAGCACGTTCATGCAGCTCCTGCTGCGTGAGGAGACGCCCACGTCGGGAGACATCCACGTCGCCGACTTCCACGTCAACCGGCTGTCCGGACGCAAGGTTCCGAAGCTGCGGCAGAGCGTCGGCTACGTGTTCCAGGACTTCCGGCTGCTGCCGAACAAGACGGTGTCGGAGAACGTCGCGTTCGCGCTCGAGGTGATCGGCAAGTCCCGCTCGGTGATCGCCCGCACGGTCCCCGAGGTGCTCGATCTGGTGGGCCTGTCCGGGAAGGCTGACCGGCTACCCAACGAGCTGTCCGGTGGCGAACAGCAGCGGGTCGCGATTGCGCGGGCGTTCGTGAACCGGCCGCTCGTGCTGCTCGCCGACGAGCCGACCGGCAACCTCGACCCGGACACCAGCGGCGACATCATGCTGCTGCTCGAACGGATCAACCGGACCGGCACCACCGTGCTCATGGCCACGCACGACCACCACATCGTCGACTCGATGCGCCGCCGCGTCGTCGAACTCGATCAGGGCAAGGTGGTGCGCGACGAAGCGAGGGGTGTGTACGCCGTCGGCCGCTGA